A single genomic interval of Streptomyces sp. NBC_00663 harbors:
- a CDS encoding DUF5949 family protein — protein MTSTSSQTRPFNAADLGTLVVMAWSGEAPDGDMPYLLAYTLGDAAAGPEASTAAVEALLENNGLPVGGDLVDGNARPSLPVSLLVESGTAVVNMPGFNAQCTPPPEWLEAVAERGFAYFVFTTRPWPEAQPGKPVEPEALAAFAGADETLNAAAHVVLPARSLRG, from the coding sequence GTGACCTCAACCTCAAGCCAGACCCGCCCCTTCAACGCCGCCGACCTCGGCACGCTCGTCGTCATGGCCTGGAGCGGCGAGGCCCCCGACGGCGACATGCCCTATCTCCTCGCCTACACCCTCGGGGACGCCGCGGCCGGACCGGAGGCCTCCACTGCCGCCGTGGAAGCGCTGCTGGAGAACAACGGCCTGCCCGTCGGCGGCGACCTCGTCGACGGCAACGCCCGCCCGAGCCTGCCGGTCAGCCTGCTCGTCGAGTCCGGCACGGCCGTCGTCAACATGCCCGGCTTCAACGCCCAGTGCACCCCGCCGCCGGAGTGGCTGGAGGCGGTCGCCGAACGCGGCTTCGCCTACTTCGTGTTCACCACCCGCCCCTGGCCCGAGGCCCAGCCGGGCAAGCCCGTGGAGCCGGAGGCCCTCGCCGCCTTCGCCGGCGCCGACGAGACGCTGAACGCCGCCGCGCACGTCGTCCTCCCCGCCCGCAGCCTGCGCGGCTGA
- a CDS encoding polysaccharide deacetylase family protein translates to MAAPVDSAAPVRPRTVPWIAMYHSVGDCSDDPYRITVTPDRLDRQLAWLGRRGLRGVSVTELLAAPHRAGLVGLTFDDGYADFLTDALPVLRRHGFGATLFVLPGRLGGDNAWDPLGPRKPLLTADGIREAARAGIEIGSHGLTHVDLTGTDDLRLKSEVVESRAALEGITGTEAGGFCYPYGALDERAVDVVREAGYRYACAIDPGPFDGPLALPRVHVGQNDTALRLFLKHRLHRLRRRPVEGI, encoded by the coding sequence ATGGCCGCACCCGTTGATTCCGCCGCTCCCGTCAGACCGCGCACTGTTCCGTGGATCGCGATGTACCACTCGGTCGGCGACTGCTCCGACGACCCGTACCGCATCACGGTCACCCCGGACCGCCTCGACCGGCAGCTGGCCTGGCTCGGCCGTCGTGGTCTGCGGGGTGTCTCCGTGACCGAGCTGCTGGCCGCCCCTCACCGCGCGGGCCTGGTCGGGCTGACCTTCGACGACGGGTACGCCGACTTCCTCACCGATGCCCTGCCCGTGCTGCGGCGGCACGGCTTCGGCGCCACCCTGTTCGTGCTGCCCGGCCGGCTCGGCGGCGACAACGCCTGGGATCCGCTGGGCCCGCGCAAGCCGCTGCTCACCGCCGACGGCATCCGGGAGGCGGCGCGGGCCGGCATCGAGATCGGCTCTCACGGCCTCACCCACGTCGACCTCACCGGGACCGACGACCTCCGGCTGAAGTCCGAGGTCGTCGAGAGCCGGGCCGCGCTGGAGGGCATCACCGGCACGGAGGCCGGCGGCTTCTGCTACCCGTACGGCGCCCTCGACGAGCGCGCCGTCGACGTCGTACGGGAGGCCGGTTACCGGTACGCCTGCGCCATCGACCCCGGCCCCTTCGACGGCCCCCTCGCCCTGCCCCGCGTCCACGTCGGGCAGAACGACACCGCCCTACGCCTCTTCCTCAAACACCGGCTGCACCGGCTGCGGCGCCGCCCCGTGGAGGGGATCTGA
- a CDS encoding tyrosinase family oxidase copper chaperone, with translation MVVSVGGVAGGAAGAVASGVAVGADPVAGGQARPGPVPGVVRGGGRRDVLRGLFAAAGALALAPLVAASRPPHSADNPGEIAFDETYRGRHIRGIKTSAGRTFGADSWHVTVDGRQLELMRRADGTWLSMVDHYRSYDTPLEAARAAVDELGPGQQLRETHLGHTGSMDDMGGIGGMSDMGGRHGVRP, from the coding sequence ATGGTCGTCAGTGTCGGCGGAGTGGCCGGGGGCGCGGCGGGTGCGGTGGCGAGTGGCGTGGCGGTCGGGGCCGATCCCGTGGCGGGCGGGCAGGCCAGACCCGGCCCCGTACCGGGCGTCGTACGGGGCGGTGGCCGACGGGACGTCCTGCGCGGGCTGTTCGCCGCGGCCGGGGCGCTGGCGCTCGCGCCGCTCGTCGCCGCCTCGCGTCCGCCGCACAGCGCGGACAACCCCGGCGAGATCGCCTTCGACGAGACCTACCGCGGCCGCCACATCCGCGGCATCAAGACCTCCGCGGGCCGCACCTTCGGCGCCGACTCGTGGCATGTCACCGTCGACGGCCGCCAGCTCGAACTCATGCGCCGCGCCGACGGCACCTGGCTGAGCATGGTCGACCACTACCGGTCGTACGACACCCCTCTGGAAGCCGCTCGCGCCGCCGTCGACGAACTGGGGCCGGGGCAGCAGCTGCGCGAGACGCACCTGGGGCACACGGGGAGCATGGATGACATGGGGGGTATCGGTGGTATGAGCGATATGGGGGGACGTCATGGTGTACGTCCGTAA
- a CDS encoding exopolysaccharide biosynthesis polyprenyl glycosylphosphotransferase: MTAESTLPSPGGQPRDPGFSPVSVLASRGVTGGFRFPHRRPQPRPVSPVPLLAADLAAALLGALALTGTAHQPLHAALLVAASMLLRPQLPRAVPGVLDELPTVCGRIAVAWLALGALVAAYAPQHALDARTLAAGFLLQTAAACATRGTVHWRRRTVLRGRPRAALVIGPAATAQRVAAGLLRHPRCGVRPVGVVAEQPDGSDGLPVLTTGEEVERALIQNGVRDVLVVHPSVRTGQGPLLRALAESGCAVWEVDADAPSYASRDQLAGYACRRLDMGGRRPGSLGKRLLDVLVAGTLLLLVSPLLLVCAVVLRLTDGPGVVFRQERIGKDGRPFTLLKFRTHRPVDEHESATRWSVADERRMSWFCRFLRRTSLDELLQLWNVFWGDMSLVGPRPERPYFVGQFSQMYPGYAARHRMQTGITGLAQIHGLRGDTSIEDRARFDNAYIDNWSLWQDICILARTAAALVRPTGS, translated from the coding sequence GTGACCGCGGAAAGCACCCTCCCCTCGCCCGGCGGGCAGCCACGGGACCCCGGCTTCTCGCCCGTCTCGGTCCTCGCGTCGCGCGGTGTCACCGGCGGTTTCCGGTTCCCGCACCGCCGCCCCCAGCCCCGGCCCGTCTCCCCCGTGCCGCTGCTCGCCGCGGACCTGGCGGCCGCCCTGCTGGGCGCCCTCGCCCTCACCGGCACCGCGCACCAGCCGCTGCACGCGGCCCTGCTGGTCGCCGCGTCGATGCTGCTGCGCCCGCAGCTGCCGCGAGCGGTGCCGGGCGTCCTCGACGAACTGCCCACCGTCTGCGGCCGGATCGCGGTCGCCTGGCTGGCCCTCGGCGCGCTCGTCGCCGCGTACGCCCCCCAGCACGCCCTGGACGCCCGCACCCTCGCCGCCGGCTTCCTGCTCCAGACGGCCGCGGCCTGCGCGACCCGCGGCACCGTGCACTGGCGGCGCCGCACGGTCCTGCGCGGCCGGCCCCGCGCGGCCCTCGTCATCGGCCCGGCGGCCACCGCGCAGCGCGTGGCCGCCGGCCTGCTGCGCCACCCGCGCTGCGGAGTGCGGCCGGTGGGCGTGGTGGCCGAGCAGCCCGACGGCAGCGACGGCCTGCCCGTGCTGACCACCGGCGAGGAGGTCGAACGGGCGCTCATCCAGAACGGCGTCCGGGACGTCCTCGTCGTCCATCCCTCCGTACGGACCGGGCAGGGGCCGCTGCTGCGGGCGCTCGCCGAGTCTGGCTGCGCGGTGTGGGAGGTCGACGCGGACGCCCCCTCGTACGCCTCCCGCGACCAGCTCGCCGGGTACGCCTGCCGGCGGCTCGACATGGGCGGCCGGCGGCCCGGCAGCCTCGGCAAGCGGCTCCTTGACGTGCTGGTCGCCGGGACGCTGCTGCTGCTGGTCAGCCCCTTGCTGCTGGTGTGCGCGGTGGTGCTGCGGCTGACCGACGGACCCGGTGTCGTCTTCCGCCAGGAACGCATCGGCAAGGACGGGCGCCCCTTCACGCTGCTGAAGTTCCGCACCCACCGCCCGGTCGACGAACACGAGTCGGCGACCCGCTGGAGCGTGGCTGACGAACGCCGGATGTCCTGGTTCTGCCGCTTCCTGCGGCGCACCTCCCTGGACGAGCTGCTCCAGCTGTGGAACGTCTTCTGGGGCGATATGAGCCTGGTCGGCCCGAGACCCGAACGGCCTTACTTCGTCGGCCAGTTCAGCCAGATGTACCCCGGCTACGCGGCCCGTCACCGCATGCAGACCGGCATCACCGGGCTCGCCCAGATCCACGGCCTGCGCGGCGACACCTCGATCGAGGACCGGGCCCGCTTCGACAACGCGTACATCGACAACTGGTCGCTGTGGCAGGACATCTGCATCCTCGCCCGCACCGCCGCCGCGCTCGTCCGTCCGACGGGGAGCTGA
- a CDS encoding O-antigen ligase family protein: MRPPRVLPVLPAVVVIALLGLPIGPGGEGGAGPADAVSALMVLYCGIRLVRDRRRPLSRTAAVILGLPVLGLAIAATGAATAGAGITGMGRYLQIFVLVPAAVLLLIRHRGDFRVLAWSFVGLALWQGAIGVHQFLTGTGASYQGQEIRAVGTFGAQDVMGMATVVCFGLICAVGLALGTTAVRQRAVAACCALALLVPLALSFSRGAWIATAVTCSVQLVLAGLRRALKVGAVVAALGVVLVGGFGVGSAMLQERVDSITQVTDAPDQSVTDRYTMWAAAVDMWREQPLAGVGLKGFPEHRDAHASLALSAGSDTEGAGAAFRKQPLLSPHNMYLLILAEQGLIGLLALAGGWLALLVCGLRGLARVRRSGTGVASGRGLDCGLVACGLLVWQLTDFMYADIGGPSTVLTAVCFGLAAWWGLAGSGPRETVTTAPPPVPTRTEEAAAR, encoded by the coding sequence ATGAGGCCGCCTCGGGTACTGCCGGTGCTCCCCGCCGTCGTGGTGATCGCCCTGCTGGGGCTGCCGATCGGACCGGGCGGCGAGGGGGGCGCGGGTCCGGCCGACGCGGTCTCCGCGCTGATGGTGCTGTACTGCGGGATCCGTCTCGTACGGGACCGGCGGCGCCCCCTGTCCCGTACCGCCGCCGTGATCCTGGGCCTGCCGGTGCTCGGGCTGGCGATCGCCGCCACGGGCGCCGCGACCGCGGGCGCGGGGATCACCGGCATGGGCCGCTACCTCCAGATCTTCGTCCTCGTCCCCGCCGCGGTCCTGCTCCTCATCCGGCACCGCGGTGACTTCCGTGTCCTCGCCTGGTCCTTCGTCGGGCTCGCCCTGTGGCAGGGGGCGATCGGCGTGCACCAGTTCCTGACCGGGACCGGTGCCTCGTACCAGGGCCAGGAGATCCGCGCCGTCGGCACCTTCGGGGCGCAGGACGTGATGGGGATGGCGACCGTCGTCTGCTTCGGGCTGATCTGCGCGGTGGGGCTGGCGCTGGGCACAACCGCCGTACGCCAGCGGGCGGTTGCCGCGTGCTGTGCGCTGGCGCTGCTCGTCCCGCTGGCCCTGTCCTTCAGCCGCGGGGCATGGATCGCGACCGCGGTGACCTGCTCGGTGCAGCTGGTGCTGGCCGGGCTGCGGCGGGCGCTGAAGGTGGGCGCCGTGGTGGCCGCGCTCGGGGTGGTCCTCGTCGGGGGCTTCGGCGTCGGCTCGGCGATGCTCCAGGAACGCGTCGACAGCATCACGCAGGTCACCGACGCACCCGACCAGTCCGTCACCGACCGGTACACCATGTGGGCGGCGGCGGTGGACATGTGGCGCGAACAGCCGCTGGCCGGCGTCGGGTTGAAGGGTTTCCCCGAACACCGGGACGCCCACGCCTCGCTCGCGCTGTCCGCCGGCAGCGACACGGAGGGCGCGGGCGCGGCATTCCGCAAGCAGCCGCTGCTGTCCCCGCACAACATGTACCTCCTGATCCTCGCCGAACAGGGCCTGATCGGGCTGCTCGCACTGGCGGGGGGCTGGCTGGCGCTGCTGGTGTGCGGGCTGCGGGGGCTGGCGCGGGTGCGGCGCTCCGGCACCGGGGTCGCCTCCGGCCGGGGGCTCGACTGCGGACTCGTCGCCTGCGGGCTGCTGGTGTGGCAGTTGACCGACTTCATGTACGCCGACATCGGCGGGCCGTCGACGGTGCTGACGGCGGTGTGCTTCGGGTTGGCGGCGTGGTGGGGGCTGGCCGGGAGCGGCCCGCGCGAGACCGTGACAACGGCGCCGCCTCCGGTGCCCACCCGCACCGAGGAGGCGGCGGCGCGATGA
- the chpG gene encoding chaplin ChpG, whose amino-acid sequence MSRIAKGLVLTSAAVAAVAGGAGIAAADAGAQGAAAHSPGVLSGNVVQVPVHIPVNVCGNTVNVIGLLNPAFGNTCVND is encoded by the coding sequence ATGTCGCGTATCGCGAAGGGCCTGGTCCTTACCTCCGCTGCTGTCGCGGCCGTCGCCGGCGGTGCCGGCATCGCCGCCGCCGACGCCGGCGCGCAGGGCGCGGCCGCCCACTCCCCGGGCGTCCTGTCGGGCAACGTCGTCCAGGTCCCGGTCCACATCCCGGTCAACGTCTGCGGCAACACCGTGAACGTCATCGGTCTGCTGAACCCCGCCTTCGGCAACACCTGCGTCAACGACTGA
- a CDS encoding vitamin K epoxide reductase family protein → MRTAGGSRGFAVLLVLTGAAGLLASWVITLDKFKLLEDPDFTPGCSLNPVVSCGSVMQSDQASAFGFPNPMLGLVAYAVVICVGVSLWAGARFPGWYWLGFLAGCLFGIGFVSWLQFQSLYRINALCLWCCLAWAATILLFWYVVAFVVQHRFLPAPGWLRAFLDEFTWVPPVLHLGIVGMLILTRWWDFWTS, encoded by the coding sequence GTGCGCACCGCAGGGGGCAGCCGCGGGTTCGCCGTACTGCTGGTGCTCACCGGGGCGGCCGGGCTGCTGGCCTCCTGGGTCATCACCCTCGACAAGTTCAAGCTGCTGGAGGACCCGGACTTCACGCCCGGTTGCAGTCTGAACCCCGTGGTGTCCTGCGGCAGCGTCATGCAGAGCGACCAGGCCTCCGCCTTCGGGTTCCCCAACCCGATGCTGGGCCTGGTCGCCTACGCCGTCGTGATCTGCGTCGGCGTCAGCCTGTGGGCCGGGGCGCGCTTCCCCGGCTGGTACTGGCTCGGCTTCCTCGCGGGCTGCCTCTTCGGCATCGGGTTCGTGTCGTGGCTTCAGTTCCAGTCGCTGTACCGGATCAACGCCCTGTGTCTGTGGTGCTGCCTGGCGTGGGCCGCCACGATCCTGCTGTTCTGGTACGTGGTCGCGTTCGTCGTACAGCACCGGTTCCTGCCCGCGCCAGGCTGGTTGCGGGCCTTCCTCGACGAATTCACGTGGGTACCGCCGGTGTTGCACCTCGGGATCGTCGGAATGCTGATCCTGACCCGATGGTGGGACTTCTGGACGAGCTGA
- a CDS encoding DUF3344 domain-containing protein, which yields MRQSLRPLLRRATVGALALATLWVPGGALATAPPSPEAERLPFAQRYRALQHGGIVRAANASISCRATAAEPSCPGVREGGAAVNGDFDMFYVDVDTDPNTYNSSRAEVRLPEGARATYARLYWGGNLRVGEQKPPKDNGRVLIAEPGGQYKEVLADTLVGHRVAQGADAFQASADVTKLVRESGSGLYTVAQVNVAMGRSTAGAWGGWTLVVAYEKAAEPLRHLALWDGFDTLGTGRDLGPRGLRFPKGASGRVGLVAYDGDRGRTGDSLTLSADRRAPVVLTNAANPRSDVLNSTISEPGERPASRVPSYVNTLGYDSDVFDLGTALRRGGDQLAFRLVSQRDAAWAGALFVAVDAQS from the coding sequence ATGCGCCAATCCCTGCGTCCGCTGCTGCGCCGAGCGACGGTGGGAGCCCTAGCCCTCGCCACGCTCTGGGTACCCGGCGGCGCCCTGGCCACCGCGCCGCCCTCCCCCGAGGCCGAGCGGCTCCCGTTCGCGCAGCGGTACCGGGCCCTCCAGCACGGCGGCATCGTCCGCGCGGCGAACGCCTCGATCAGCTGCCGGGCGACCGCGGCCGAGCCCTCCTGCCCGGGCGTCCGCGAGGGCGGCGCGGCGGTCAACGGCGACTTCGACATGTTCTACGTCGACGTCGACACCGATCCCAACACCTACAACTCCTCCCGCGCCGAGGTCCGGCTGCCCGAGGGCGCCCGGGCCACGTACGCGCGCCTGTACTGGGGCGGCAACCTCCGTGTCGGCGAGCAGAAGCCGCCGAAGGACAACGGGCGGGTGCTGATCGCCGAGCCCGGCGGCCAGTACAAGGAGGTCCTCGCCGACACCCTGGTCGGCCATCGGGTGGCCCAGGGCGCGGACGCCTTCCAGGCCTCGGCGGACGTCACGAAGCTGGTGCGGGAGAGCGGTTCGGGGCTGTACACCGTCGCTCAGGTCAATGTGGCGATGGGGAGGTCGACGGCCGGCGCGTGGGGCGGCTGGACGCTCGTGGTGGCGTACGAGAAGGCGGCGGAGCCGCTGCGGCATCTCGCCCTGTGGGACGGCTTCGACACGCTCGGGACGGGTCGGGATCTCGGCCCGCGCGGACTGCGCTTCCCCAAGGGTGCCTCCGGCCGGGTGGGTCTCGTCGCCTACGACGGCGACCGCGGCCGTACGGGCGACAGTCTCACCCTCTCGGCCGATCGCCGGGCCCCCGTCGTGCTGACCAACGCCGCCAACCCCCGTTCCGACGTGCTGAATTCGACGATCAGCGAGCCCGGCGAGCGGCCGGCGTCGCGTGTCCCGTCGTATGTGAACACGCTCGGCTACGACTCCGATGTGTTCGATCTCGGCACGGCTCTGCGGCGCGGTGGTGACCAGCTGGCCTTCCGGCTCGTTTCCCAGCGGGACGCGGCGTGGGCCGGCGCGCTCTTCGTCGCCGTCGACGCCCAGAGCTGA
- a CDS encoding chaplin — protein MSRIAKAAGVALGAGAMALGGAGLAMADAGAQGEAVGSPGVLSGNLVQVPVHVPVNVCGNTANLIGLLNPAFGNTCANVSDGIDDKGGYGYGD, from the coding sequence ATGTCTCGCATCGCGAAGGCTGCCGGAGTCGCCCTCGGCGCCGGTGCCATGGCGCTCGGCGGCGCCGGTCTGGCCATGGCGGACGCGGGCGCCCAGGGTGAGGCCGTCGGCTCGCCCGGCGTCCTGTCCGGCAACCTCGTCCAGGTCCCGGTCCACGTTCCGGTCAACGTGTGCGGCAACACCGCCAACCTGATCGGTCTGCTGAACCCGGCGTTCGGCAACACGTGCGCCAACGTCAGCGACGGTATCGACGACAAGGGCGGCTACGGCTACGGCGACTGA
- a CDS encoding tyrosinase family protein, translating to MVYVRKDASTLTSAEKRRFVKAMLELKRRGEYDEFVRMHIDYYVTDGEGGLRTAHMAPSFLPWHRRFLLDLERALRRIDASVTVPYWDWTKDRKAGATPWTKDLLGGSGRRSDRQVTTGPFAYASGNWTLKEGVTDGEFLTRDLGRARDPIELPTRAELESALADPVYDVSPWDSTSAKGFRNRLEGWGSGRGSVAWRNHNRVHRWVGGAMVGGASVNDPVFWMHHAFVDLQWYRWQHRHRGARYLPAKPAAPGSAQYRRIVARHEKLPPWGVTPDSLEDVSGIYRYA from the coding sequence ATGGTGTACGTCCGTAAGGACGCGAGCACGCTCACGAGCGCGGAGAAGCGACGCTTCGTGAAGGCGATGCTGGAGCTCAAACGGCGTGGTGAGTACGACGAGTTCGTCCGGATGCACATCGACTACTACGTCACCGACGGCGAGGGCGGACTCCGTACGGCCCACATGGCGCCGTCGTTCCTGCCCTGGCACCGCCGGTTCCTGCTGGACCTGGAGCGGGCGCTGCGCCGGATCGACGCCTCGGTGACCGTGCCGTACTGGGACTGGACCAAGGACCGCAAGGCGGGCGCGACGCCCTGGACCAAGGACCTGCTCGGCGGCAGCGGACGGCGTTCGGACCGGCAGGTGACGACCGGGCCGTTCGCCTACGCGTCGGGCAACTGGACCCTCAAGGAGGGCGTCACCGACGGGGAGTTCCTGACCCGGGACCTCGGACGCGCCCGCGACCCGATCGAACTGCCCACCAGGGCCGAGCTGGAGTCGGCGCTCGCCGACCCGGTCTACGACGTCTCGCCCTGGGACTCGACGTCGGCGAAGGGGTTCCGCAACCGGCTGGAGGGGTGGGGGAGCGGGCGCGGCTCCGTCGCCTGGCGCAATCACAACCGGGTGCACCGCTGGGTCGGCGGTGCCATGGTCGGTGGCGCCTCCGTCAACGACCCGGTCTTCTGGATGCACCACGCCTTCGTCGACTTGCAGTGGTACCGCTGGCAGCACCGGCACCGCGGCGCCCGCTATCTGCCCGCGAAGCCGGCCGCGCCGGGCAGCGCGCAGTACCGGCGGATCGTGGCGCGGCACGAGAAGCTGCCGCCGTGGGGCGTGACGCCGGACTCGCTGGAGGACGTCAGCGGGATCTACCGCTACGCGTGA
- a CDS encoding glycosyltransferase, translating into MHQSATDPRPRVLHVTQPVDGGVARVVTDLVRAQLTAGTRVTVACPGGPFADGLRALGAEVRHWSATRSPGPSLPGEVRRLARVIEEVRPELVHAHSAKAGLAGRLAVRGRIPTVFQPHAWSFEAVGGTTAALALKWERWGARWASRVVCVSEAERTTGVRAGIAGRFGVVPNGIDPARFHPAAVGTVRASLLPDVDPAAPLVVCVGRLCRQKGQDVLLRAWEAVLEQVPRARLALVGDGPDRDELRSLAPESVLFAGDVPDTARWYQAADLVVLPSRWEGMALAPLEAMACGRTVVLSDVDGARESLPPQLAAHCLVPPERPAPLAAAVAELLLDPLLCESLGHQGRRHVLATHDVRHTTEAVADLYRELLGTTGRVMPSEYRESIHS; encoded by the coding sequence ATGCACCAGTCAGCAACCGACCCTCGGCCACGGGTCCTGCATGTGACGCAGCCTGTGGACGGCGGGGTCGCCCGGGTCGTGACGGACCTGGTCCGGGCCCAGCTCACGGCCGGGACGCGGGTCACGGTGGCCTGTCCGGGCGGGCCCTTCGCCGACGGGCTGCGGGCGCTGGGCGCCGAGGTACGGCACTGGTCCGCGACACGGTCCCCGGGGCCCTCGCTCCCGGGCGAGGTGCGGCGGCTCGCACGGGTGATCGAAGAGGTACGGCCCGAACTGGTGCACGCACACAGTGCGAAGGCCGGTCTCGCCGGACGGCTCGCGGTGCGCGGACGGATCCCGACCGTGTTCCAGCCGCACGCCTGGTCGTTCGAGGCGGTCGGCGGGACCACCGCGGCACTCGCCCTGAAGTGGGAGCGGTGGGGAGCGCGCTGGGCCTCCCGGGTGGTGTGCGTGAGCGAGGCGGAGCGCACGACCGGCGTACGCGCCGGGATCGCCGGGCGGTTCGGCGTCGTTCCCAACGGCATCGACCCCGCCCGCTTCCACCCCGCCGCGGTGGGCACCGTACGGGCCTCTCTCCTGCCCGATGTCGATCCCGCCGCCCCGCTCGTCGTGTGCGTGGGGCGGCTGTGCCGGCAGAAGGGGCAGGACGTGCTGCTGCGGGCGTGGGAGGCGGTGCTGGAGCAGGTGCCGCGGGCCCGGCTCGCGCTGGTCGGTGACGGGCCCGACCGGGACGAACTGCGGTCCCTGGCACCGGAGTCGGTGCTGTTCGCGGGGGACGTCCCCGACACCGCCCGCTGGTACCAGGCCGCCGATCTGGTCGTCCTGCCCTCGCGCTGGGAGGGCATGGCGCTCGCCCCGCTGGAGGCGATGGCGTGCGGGCGGACGGTGGTGCTGAGCGACGTGGACGGCGCCCGGGAGAGCCTGCCGCCGCAGCTCGCGGCGCACTGCCTCGTCCCGCCGGAGCGTCCCGCGCCGCTCGCCGCGGCCGTCGCCGAGCTGCTGCTCGATCCCCTGCTGTGCGAGTCGCTCGGCCACCAGGGGCGCCGGCACGTGCTGGCCACGCACGACGTGCGGCACACCACCGAGGCGGTGGCGGACCTGTACCGCGAACTGCTCGGTACGACAGGCCGCGTCATGCCCTCCGAGTACAGGGAGTCGATCCACTCGTGA
- the murJ gene encoding murein biosynthesis integral membrane protein MurJ: MRVTPSRSPRGKEDTKADADACADVAVALPAARTAVPAADSPDVAPASRGFLARAALITAVLTAAGALLGLVRDQALARLFGAGSETDAFLVAWTIPEFASTLLIEDGLAFALVPAFSLALARRAQGAPGDPVRALVGSTLPRLSLAFVAASALIAGTAPYLVEALAPGLPDPGLAVDCTRLTAVCVLGFGLAGYCSAALRAHRRFLAPAAIYVAYNTGIITAMFVLGGHWGVRSAAIGVAVGGGLMVLVQLPSFIRQLRRRTTAPAIEEPAAGTSERAVTGALVATVLLFALGRQSQTLIERFLASTLDAGAISHLNYAQKVAQIPMTLSMMLCTVTFPVVARALADGDVERARDRVERDLALACCMLLLGAAVVISCAPQIVELLFQRGAFTVRDTAATADVMRVYALGLLGQTLTGVLVRSYFSAGRPSWYPVAAMATGIVVTSWIGAWTVGPLGVLGIAAANASGITVTAVVLLAGMGPRSVPVRVRGVLGELSKPARAAVVATIAGTFVAEQVPSAVPGLAAGGTTVVAVFVLLAWALDAQGVVPALRSVRTLTRRLRHGRTR; encoded by the coding sequence ATGAGGGTGACGCCTTCCCGGTCGCCCCGGGGCAAGGAAGACACGAAGGCCGACGCCGACGCCTGTGCCGACGTCGCCGTGGCTCTCCCGGCCGCCCGCACCGCCGTACCAGCCGCCGACAGCCCCGATGTCGCCCCCGCCTCCCGTGGATTCCTCGCCAGGGCCGCCCTGATCACCGCCGTTCTCACCGCGGCCGGTGCCCTGCTCGGGCTTGTCCGGGACCAGGCGCTGGCGCGGCTGTTCGGGGCGGGGAGCGAGACGGACGCCTTCCTGGTCGCGTGGACGATCCCGGAGTTCGCCTCGACTCTGCTCATCGAGGACGGTCTGGCCTTCGCGCTGGTCCCGGCGTTCAGCCTGGCGCTGGCCCGGCGGGCCCAGGGCGCTCCCGGCGACCCCGTGCGGGCGCTGGTCGGCAGCACGCTGCCGCGCCTCTCGCTCGCCTTCGTCGCCGCGTCCGCGCTCATCGCCGGCACCGCCCCCTACCTCGTCGAGGCCCTCGCGCCCGGCCTGCCCGACCCGGGCCTCGCCGTCGACTGCACCCGCCTCACCGCGGTCTGCGTGCTCGGCTTCGGTCTCGCCGGGTATTGCAGCGCGGCCCTGCGGGCCCACCGCAGGTTCCTCGCGCCGGCCGCGATCTACGTGGCGTACAACACCGGCATCATCACGGCGATGTTCGTGCTGGGCGGGCACTGGGGCGTGCGGTCGGCGGCGATCGGGGTGGCCGTCGGCGGCGGGCTGATGGTGCTGGTCCAACTGCCGTCGTTCATCCGTCAGTTGCGACGCAGGACCACCGCCCCCGCCATCGAGGAGCCGGCCGCCGGGACCTCCGAGCGGGCCGTCACCGGCGCTCTCGTCGCCACCGTGCTCCTCTTCGCCCTGGGCCGGCAGTCGCAGACCCTCATCGAGCGCTTCCTCGCCTCCACGCTCGACGCCGGGGCCATCTCGCACCTGAACTACGCGCAGAAGGTCGCCCAGATCCCGATGACCCTGTCCATGATGCTGTGCACGGTCACCTTCCCGGTGGTCGCGCGGGCGCTGGCCGACGGGGACGTCGAGCGGGCCCGCGACCGGGTGGAGCGGGACCTGGCGCTGGCCTGCTGCATGCTGCTGCTCGGTGCGGCCGTGGTGATCTCCTGCGCCCCGCAGATCGTCGAACTCCTCTTCCAGCGGGGCGCGTTCACCGTCCGGGACACCGCCGCGACCGCCGACGTCATGCGGGTGTACGCCCTCGGGCTGCTCGGCCAGACCCTGACCGGCGTGCTCGTGCGGTCGTACTTCTCGGCCGGCCGGCCCAGCTGGTACCCGGTCGCCGCGATGGCCACCGGCATCGTCGTCACGTCCTGGATCGGCGCCTGGACCGTGGGCCCCTTGGGTGTGCTCGGCATCGCCGCCGCCAACGCCTCCGGCATCACCGTGACGGCCGTGGTGCTGCTCGCCGGGATGGGTCCGCGCAGTGTGCCGGTCCGCGTCCGGGGCGTGCTGGGCGAGCTGAGCAAGCCGGCGCGGGCCGCGGTGGTCGCGACCATCGCCGGGACGTTCGTCGCCGAACAGGTGCCCTCGGCCGTGCCGGGGCTCGCCGCGGGCGGCACGACCGTGGTCGCCGTGTTCGTCCTGCTCGCCTGGGCGCTGGACGCCCAGGGCGTCGTACCCGCACTCCGATCCGTACGCACCCTCACGCGGAGGCTCAGGCATGGCCGCACCCGTTGA